Proteins encoded in a region of the Triticum dicoccoides isolate Atlit2015 ecotype Zavitan chromosome 3A, WEW_v2.0, whole genome shotgun sequence genome:
- the LOC119266957 gene encoding 1,4-dihydroxy-2-naphthoyl-CoA thioesterase 1-like, whose amino-acid sequence MAAKKPSSAIDMAELDPVLHGVGFEMQEVSPSLLSGRLPVTERCCQPFKVLHGGVSALVAEGLASMGAHMASGYRRVAGVHLAINHFRSAALGDVVLARAVPVHLGRSTQVWEVKLWKMDPSEEGKKGPQISESRVTLLCNLPVPDNLHHAGDALKKYAAAATTPTPTSKL is encoded by the exons ATGGCGGCGAAGAAGCCGAGTAGTGCTATCGACATGGCGGAGCTGGACCCGGTGCTGCACGGGGTGGGCTTCGAGATGCAGGAGGTGTCGCCGTCGCTGCTCTCCGGCCGGCTCCCGGTCACGGAGCGCTGCTGCCAGCCGTTCAAGGTGCTGCACGGCGGCGTGTCGGCGCTGGTGGCGGAGGGCCTGGCCAGCATGGGCGCGCACATGGCGTCCGGCTACCGCCGCGTCGCCGGCGTGCACCTCGCCATCAACCACTTCCGCAGCGCCGCCCTCGGCGACGTCGTCCTCGCGCGCGCCGTCCCCGTCCACCTCGGGCGCTCCACCCAG GTGTGGGAGGTGAAGCTGTGGAAGATGGAcccgtcggaggaggggaagaagggcCCGCAGATCTCCGAGTCCAGGGTCACGCTGCTCTGCAACCTGCCCGTGCCGGACAACCTGCACCACGCCGGCGACGCCCTCAAGAAGTACGCTGCCGCAGCAACGACCCCCACCCCCACCAGCAAACTGTAA